TAGTTCCAACATTCGCCACCAAGGACCCAGTGACTGGTGAGTTACGCGGGGTGGCAATGGAGCTCGCTCGCGCACTCGCAGCGCGCCTCGGGGTTGAGGTCCTGCCGGTCGAATACCCGAGCCCTCCTAGCGTCCTCGAAGGCCTGAAGGCCGACGCGTGGGACATGGGGTTTCTAGGGATCGACCCAGCTCGGCTCGCTCAGGCAGATTTCTCCCCCCCATATCTGCAAGTGGACTCGACCTATTTGGTGCCCGCTGACTCTTCAATCCGCAACGTCGCGGACGCGGACAACCCGGGTCTTCGCATCGCGGTCACGCGCAATAGCGTCGAGGACTTCGCTTTGACCCGCATGCTAAAGCAAGCCGAATTGGTGCGCGTCGAGACTATAGGCGCCGGCTTCGACGTATTGCGCGCCGGAAATGCCGAAGTGTTCGCAATCCCCCGCCCCACGGCGCTCCAGTTTTCGGGGCGGCTGCCCGGCTCGCGCGTGGTGGAGGACCGCTTCCACGCCGTCTTCCATGGGATCGCTGTCCCTAAAGGCCAGGCGGGACGGCTTGCCTACGTCAGCGAGTTCATCGAAGAGGCGAAGGCTTCGGGGTTGGTCCGGCGGTCAGTAGAGCGCGCTGGCTTGCGCGGGGTTCAGGTAGCACCCGCGGGAACTCCAAGCACCCGGTAGCACCTACGAGATGGTCGGCCCAGCACGGATGCCGCGTACGCACGCTCGCGGGACCGGTGGTAGGATGCGTACTCACCTAGCGGCCCGACGCCGGTTTCCCGCGCTGGTCGCGCCACGCACAGCCAAGGAGGTCCCTCATGGCCAGTGTCAAGCTCCCCACGCCCTCTGAGCTCGTCGCCGTCGGCAAGCAGCTCGGGATGAACCTTTCGGACAACGACGTCGCCTTCTTCCTCGAGACGATGACGGGAAGCGTGGCGGCCTACGGCCTCCTCGACGGTATGGCCGACAATCTGCCTGCCGTCCGCTATCCGCGCTCGCCTGGCTACCGCCCCGAGGGCGAGGAGAACAGATACAACGCCTGGTACTACAAGTCCGAGGTCAAGGGGGCCCCGACGGGAAAGCTCGCGGGCAAGCGCGTCGCCCTCAAGGACAACGTCTGCCTGGCCGGCGTGCCCATGATGAACGGCGCCTCCACGCTCGAGGGCTACGTGCCTGACGTGGACGCCACCATCGTGACCCGGATCCTCGACGCCGGCGGCACCATCGCGGGCAAGGTCCACTGCGAGTACTTTTGCTTCTCCGGGGGCAGCCATACGAGCGCGGCGGGCCCCGTCCACAATCCGCGCAAGATGGGGTATTCGGCGGGCGGGTCGTCCTCCGGTAGCGCCGCGGTCGTCGCCGCCGGCGAGGTGCCCATGGCGATCGGCGGTGATCAGGGCGGCTCCATCCGCATCCCCGCCTCGTACTGCGGGATCTACGGGATGAAGCCGACTCACGGCCTCGTGCCCTACACGGGCGTCATGCCGATCGAGCTGACTCTCGATCACACCGGCCCGATGTCGGCGACCGTCGCCGACAACGCGCTCCTCCTCGAGGTGCTGGCCGGCCCCGACGGCCTCGATCCGCGCCAGGTCGGGGTGAAGGTCGACACGTACACCAGGGCCCTCACCGGCGACGCCACCGCGCTTCGCATCGGCGTGGTCAAGGAAGGCTTCGGGCTCCCCAACTCGGAGAGCGTCGTCGACGCGCTCGTGCGCAAGGGCGCCGAGCGCTTCAAGGAACTGGGCTCGATCGTGGAAGAGGTGTCGATCCCCATGCACTTGCTCGGGCCCGCCATCTGGACACCCATTGCGCTGGAGGGTGCGACCTGGCAGATGATGAACGGCAACGGGTATGGGTTCAACTGGAAGGGTCTCTACGTGACCAGCCTCATCGACGCCCATGCCAGCTGGCGCGCCCGCGCCGACGAGCTGTCCGACACGCTCAAGACGTCCATCCTGTTCGGACAGTATGTCCTGAACAAGCACCGCGGGCACTACTACGCCAAGGCCCAGAACCTCGCCCGCAAGCTCAAGGCCGCCTACGACGCCGTGCTCGAGCGTTACGACCTTCTGCTGATGCCGACGCTGCCGATGCGGGCGACGAAGATCCCCGCACCGGACGCGCCGCGGATGGAGATCATCGCGAGGGCCTTTGAGATGCTGGCGAACACGGCGCCC
The sequence above is a segment of the Candidatus Methylomirabilota bacterium genome. Coding sequences within it:
- a CDS encoding amidase; this encodes MASVKLPTPSELVAVGKQLGMNLSDNDVAFFLETMTGSVAAYGLLDGMADNLPAVRYPRSPGYRPEGEENRYNAWYYKSEVKGAPTGKLAGKRVALKDNVCLAGVPMMNGASTLEGYVPDVDATIVTRILDAGGTIAGKVHCEYFCFSGGSHTSAAGPVHNPRKMGYSAGGSSSGSAAVVAAGEVPMAIGGDQGGSIRIPASYCGIYGMKPTHGLVPYTGVMPIELTLDHTGPMSATVADNALLLEVLAGPDGLDPRQVGVKVDTYTRALTGDATALRIGVVKEGFGLPNSESVVDALVRKGAERFKELGSIVEEVSIPMHLLGPAIWTPIALEGATWQMMNGNGYGFNWKGLYVTSLIDAHASWRARADELSDTLKTSILFGQYVLNKHRGHYYAKAQNLARKLKAAYDAVLERYDLLLMPTLPMRATKIPAPDAPRMEIIARAFEMLANTAPFDVTGHPALTLPCGTSGGLPAGLMLVGKHWEESTIYRAAHAFEQSHDWMKVTA
- a CDS encoding transporter substrate-binding domain-containing protein, which encodes MGRTALMLALTLALGIAAGVIGEQILNAQQVSDPRVADLVRAGRVRVGLGLVPTFATKDPVTGELRGVAMELARALAARLGVEVLPVEYPSPPSVLEGLKADAWDMGFLGIDPARLAQADFSPPYLQVDSTYLVPADSSIRNVADADNPGLRIAVTRNSVEDFALTRMLKQAELVRVETIGAGFDVLRAGNAEVFAIPRPTALQFSGRLPGSRVVEDRFHAVFHGIAVPKGQAGRLAYVSEFIEEAKASGLVRRSVERAGLRGVQVAPAGTPSTR